The Cannabis sativa cultivar Pink pepper isolate KNU-18-1 chromosome 8, ASM2916894v1, whole genome shotgun sequence genomic interval ATCCACAAAATGCAAGGGACATGACACCATCTGAATGACCTTTCAAGGTGGCCACACATTGTAAATTGTGATCCCACACCTACAAaacaatacaatatatatgattatatatgtatgcaagtaAAAGAGTAAGTAAtgcaatatatagatatatatatatttatatgagtaTATGTACTACCTTGATTGTGTGGTCTAAAGAAGCTGAAAAAAGTCTGTTTCCACCATAACACAAACACACAACTGGACCTCCATGTTTCATGGAAGATGGAACACCAAGAGGGATGAAGGTTAGATTAGCAGTAGGAGAAGCTCCATCAGAGGAAGCTTGCCAAGCTAATATCTGACCACTTTGGGTACCAGCAAACAGAGTACCATTGACAACAGTCATACAGTTGACTTGACCAACAGGTCCCTCTCCATCAAGAGTGATTGTAATTTCAGGTCCAGTGGTAGCATTATTCTGAGTGTTCCAAACCTTGATTTCATTTGGGAGACCAATGAAAAGCCAAGGGCCTTCATTGATCAAACACCCAATTGGGACTCCAAAATTGATGACAGCAGTTGTTTTAGCAGTGTGGCAGTCCCAAATGTAAAGCTTACCATCGTAGCTTGTTGTGTAGAGTTTATCTCCAGAATTCGAATGAGGCAGAGCAATACCAGTCACCGCCTATAACGAGCCAATACCACATTTTCCAGAAGGAAGAAAGAAGGAAccatcatccaatccaatccatgAATCCAATCTACGAATCCAATCCAAGAATCAAAAACAGTGAAAAGTAAAGAATGTAGCAAGAGTACCTTAGTGTGGCCGTGGAGATTTGCGAGGTAGGAGTAAAGATCACCCCGAGACCAAGAATGGACGAAACGACATCGACCCCCTCTGACACACCTCCCTTCAGCCCAAAATTTACACACTTTTTCCATTGATCCACTCTTTACATTCCCACTCACACTCTCACTCGCTCTTCGACGAAGATACGTAATACCCatatcttctctttctctctcttactctcaatctctctcttcttcttcttcttctctctctctctctcttctcttctttgGCTCTCACCTTTGCTTTCTCTTTCTTTCGCAGTTTCTCAATAACTCTCCTCTGTATTTATACAAAGCATCCGCCGACTTACAAAAAATCtatttcctttttaaaattatttcgtttatttgaatttaaatttcatttttccttttttaaaaataaaattattattattattattaaagaaaattaaaattattaatatttatattttcattttgatTCCACGTTTTTCTGATATTTCCCTTTttttctgatatttttattgttaGAGAAATTGATATTTACAgttatctttttaaaaaaattgatatttacattttttttaatgataacagatatttacaattaatataccgtatattgatttttttttttataacaccCATTTTAAATTTGGATACTAAttataccatataaaatatatatattttgttgataaaagaaaatatatttttttataaataaaactatttttgtTAATGGAAAATTTGAGTTTATGACCTCATTTTACGTACATCATAATCAAATGAGttcatgattaattaattagtgtGTAGAATTACATAAATTTAATTACATTGGTACtttattatgtatttatttagaattaattacATATACTAATAATAAACCAGTTCAGTCCAAGCCATATAATCaatatcaatcaatcatcaatatatcaatcaatcaatatcaatatcaatatatcaatatatataaataaagaaaagcAGAAAATATCAGATCTTAGGTGGCATCTCAtctttttttctaattatttttgcTATTTTCTTAAACTTTCacattttgttaaaaaaaaaataacataagttacatattattaatactattattattaaaaacatGTATGTAGTGACTTCTCATGTTTTATaactcattattattattattattattattattattattataataataatagagaaCTTTTTATATTCCTATTAAGATTAATATCATGTATATATAACTCTCTCTATTGAGAAAAATATCATCATCTTTTCTCATTTGCTTTCAAATATTTTAGGTACGTATCATATTCTTTTCATAAGTAGTagtaataaaaaatgataattttatttctattcatAGTTTCATCTCTTTCTATTCTAATAACCGAGAtatctcattttttatttataattttaaacattataAAATTCTGAATAGTATTTATAGTGTGtctataagaaaaataaaattacatattacattataaataagaatcaatattattattttattttaatttttattgttatgaatatttttcaattatatcatgaaatttatgtaaaatattttttttagagaattaagattgaaataaaaaagtaatagtTAAGCTTTGCTTGCTACAattctaaattttatattaatgcgtttataattttttttttattaatacctTTCGTGAAACTTTTATGAAGTTTAGGGATTGCAGGACTTTTACaatcaatatatcaatatatatatatatatactagcaaaaattacgtgcgaggcacgtatactaaattttatgctagtttttttctatgttatttgaaaatgatacaattaaaaattaaagaaaaaatattattagttattaggtgagattattattatgtgtatttaaatattatagtttataatgttgtcaattaaaagtgaataccgaatgtaatatatttaatgtttaagaaagcttgatgatttaaatatgttcttaagtaatccaaaaataaattaaaaggtgATGTtctaatacttaaagaaacattacttaaattgGTGTAAGatagaaagaaattaaaaatcaatctctaaattgttgataattgaagatagcatttgtctaaaaattgtagataagaaaactaatgatagtcattggtggatttcaatcttcatttgcttcgatagagacaatagtgtaatttttgtattttgcacttttcattctagccgggtccgcatatatctggattgtccattttttcattgataaattaaatatggtagtgtcgacaaagcggcggtgttcctacaaatcgtgatgtattttcatttaaaatgattagacatggtgtgcatagcttatttaattaaaaaaattaacttatgaaagacatgtaaaactattttatttttttaaaattacacctttgcggtatatttcattagttgggcagcagtacacgaaaatattttttccacaatatctgcgaacatgacagcagataggctctttgtattgtcatcaagttcaacatatgctatagcactgtaaaatgcataataagattgttagtatcttttttttattattattttaacttaatttcaataacatcatatgttttttgtaatataccgtAGTGCAAGAAATCCTTCCTGGCTGCATGATGGCTtgtcacatataattttttcattgcgattgtataaatctatttttttatgacatgcgtcacataacatgtaataaaaactctggacagtatcaattatttttattgccgcctcaatccaaaaatattttttctacatccaaattaaatggtgttaataatagtaagatattgaaacaaaagttttataaagtaaatataaaactttaattgtGCTTCTAAAGTTCTACATCAACTCTGAAATTTGGATGTTGGTCACTATTtcgctaatatatttaattgtgcttctgatttatgagcacgtgatcaaaaacagtgctgtaatgtactctctgatttgtttgtttttttttttttttgcatctaatgcctcaagtttaattatgataagttttggtgggttttagtaaatgtttttctttttctggtttgcattaatagctagaacatggagaaattaataagattgACATTCTTTTTTGTCGCAGCATGTACAAAGcagcataattataataatgcttcaagttgctattatttttatataacagaaaacaaaattataaattttatgactTCTTAGTTATACTGTATG includes:
- the LOC133030169 gene encoding zinc finger CCCH domain-containing protein 48-like → MGITYLRRRASESVSGNVKSGSMEKVCKFWAEGRCVRGGRCRFVHSWSRGDLYSYLANLHGHTKAVTGIALPHSNSGDKLYTTSYDGKLYIWDCHTAKTTAVINFGVPIGCLINEGPWLFIGLPNEIKVWNTQNNATTGPEITITLDGEGPVGQVNCMTVVNGTLFAGTQSGQILAWQASSDGASPTANLTFIPLGVPSSMKHGGPVVCLCYGGNRLFSASLDHTIKVWDHNLQCVATLKGHSDGVMSLAFCGYYLVSSSLDGTIKIWATTEKGHVETVYTHEEGHGVLALNGITLPPKTCDAKEKEESDDQNNILLCSCNDNSVRLYALPSFEEKGRFFTTQEVRTIQKGPGGQIFTGDGSGRTTVWKMNL